Part of the Benincasa hispida cultivar B227 chromosome 12, ASM972705v1, whole genome shotgun sequence genome is shown below.
TGCAGGGTTTGGgatatttatcttttcaatatTAGCAGCTATCTAAAATCATCTcagaaaataaagaaagcaagctaattTATTGACTTAAAAGGTTTCCTAATATCACCGTGGACTAGGAATATGTTGTGCAGTTTTCTTTATTACATGTACAATGCCAGGAAAACGGTATCAATCCTGATCAAGCATTCTATTTTCTTCAAAATGGCCTACACTACAAGCTTTTATAATCACTTGGCAGTAAGAAAGAGAAGACTTACAAAGCCGTCTCAGATGGTGGCTGAACTTCCCGGAGCTGGACTGAATTGTTGAAGCAGTGATAAAAGCCAAAGTGTGGGAATCTCTCATACCAGGTTTCCTGCTGAGCATGTGTGTCCCAATGCTCCCCACTGCTGCTCTTTCCATACTTGTGAACCCAGCCCGAACCATTGTGGCCCTCGCCCCATGTACGGTTCCACCGTTCTCCATGTTTACCTTCCCACCAAGTTTCCCCCTGTTTGACACCATGACCATTCGGATCAAAGTTTTCATCCCATTTGTCGCCCCACTTCGTCCATCCATCACCTTCACATCGTTCAGCCCATTTATCTGTGTACTTAATGCTGCCACCTTGTCCATCATACTTTTCACCCCATCTGCAAGAGGAAAGTAGATCGAAATGGACAATTTCTTGAGAAACTTGTCATCAAATTAAATGTACAAAATCTTGAAAAAGGGAATCAGCGGATTGAGAATGCATCATATAAGACCAAGTCAAGAGAACAACAAGAATAATAGTTGATTAACATCTCTGACATTTGAAAGAAATTGATACCTTTCATGCCAGATATGAGCATGACCGGGATCAACGTATGTGTTCGGATCAATTTTACACCATTTATGAGCATTCTTTTCAGCTTGGCCAGAGGTATTATAGTATTCCCACCATTTCTCTTGCCACTCCGTGCCACTTCCATTTATCCCCCACTTGTCTGCAGTTTTTTCCAGATGAACAAGACCTTGTTCCTGAAAGACAGTTAGTTCAGTAACTTCAGTTAAGGTCATAAAAAAGATTTTTTGCTGTAATGATTGATATTAGGAACCAAGGGTTAGCTGCGGGGAGTTGAGAGAATGaattagaggaagaaataaaGTAATTTCCAGAATTCACTATATAGATGGATCTCACATCATTTCCAGACATGTAAACATAAGTAAATCCTTTAAAAATATCAGAGAGTACGACACAATAGAATCTGTTAGATATCAACTGACACATTGTACATTACACACTCAGAGGCATTTCCATCTTCTCGCAATCTCCAATAGGTGGTATAAGTATAACTTGAATTTCAAAGGTATCAACTTAGTAGATGGATGTGAGCTGTCCATTAAGAACATTAAGTGAGTGcataaaacaaataattttaacaGGATATTGCAATCAAAATCGATCTTTTTGCAGATGGCAAAACAAACTATTGAGACTTTAACTGCTTGCATAAAGCAAATATTTTACAAGGATAATGTGATAGAAGCAAGCATATCAGCACAATCCAAACTGACCTGCCGCATAGATTCTCTCCAATATTCACGCCAAACATTTCCGTAGGCATCACGACCAGATTTCTCTGAACCAAGTTCCTTATAGCCAAACTCATCAGCAGCTTCCCAATATTTGTTCTGCCACTCAGTGGCTAGGTCTGCACTAACTCCCCTCGTTATTGTCCACTTGCAAATCACACCATCAGGTCTCCGCTCAACTCCCGTCTCCTTCCACCATCGTGACCCATCTGGATCTATTCCTTTTGTTGATTCCTTATCTGTACTATTAAGGGCCTGTGATGCTTCTGCTGCAAATACCGAAAACTCTATCCCaacattttcatcttcttccaagGAATGTGTCTCTGTTCTGGTTTCTGAtgattctaatttttcaatACCCACCAATGACTGAAAGGGTGGTAGAAGAGATTTGACGTTTTCAGATATTTCACTCTGAAACGGAATTGAGAGAAAGCCAATCGGTGGCTCTTTCTCCTCAACAAAATTGGATAACATTGGATATGCCTGTGATTTCCCAATTGGTCGCAGCTCATTGGAAGCATTACCATTCCCATCATTATCTGGAGGGGGTGTCCAAGACCAGAAATCTGGACCAGGGGTCCCAGTTTGTGAAGTTTCAGACTCAGGTAGCAAGGTGTTCTCAGTTTGAAATTCAGATAATTCTAGATGAATCATAAACAATAAAGAAAttaacaaatatagaaaaagaaagagttaGTAAGAGAACCAGAAAAACTACATAAAAATCGGCTGTCAAACTGAACCACACTAACACTAGgtctttattcttttcttattcttttctaATCATGTTAGTCAACACTGCGATTTAAATTATTAGGATATTGATACATATCTATatttattaatcaattttttgaaCTTGAAACTCAGAGAAGATATGCCTAGtcaaaaatgaaattacatTCATTAGGTAGCAAGCCAAACGGAAATATGTTAACTACTAGTAATATTCAAAGATCAACCTTGAAAGAGAGTCAAATACAGTAAAGAAAGAGCCAATAATTTATAACTTCTCATACTAATAAAACTTTAAGGCTTTTCCAGTCAACAAAGAAAATCGATTCTTCAAGATTCAATAATGCTGATCATACCTTCTTCACGATCGAGCAGTCCACCGTCATTACTACTATTCAAATTCGGAGAAATATTCGAATCACGCGAACTCGAGTCTCCCACAGCTACCATTCCAGTCTCACCAACAAGTGCACGAGCAGCGGCAATGGCGGCAGCAGCTCGATGAATGACCTGCATCCGCTGAATCCGATCCCTCTCCTCGTTCGGGACCTGAAGAATCTTACTGAACTCCTCGCTCTTCTTCTCCAACTGACCAGCACTTCGATCACCGCCATTGCGATCGTCATTTCCAACAGTATTTTCCACAACTTTCTGAAACTCAATGGCTTTCCGCTGACGCTCCACCGCGTTCTTCCACATCCCGAGATACGATTCGCCTCCATCCGAAACCCTAATTCTCAGTCTCCTCGTGCCTCTCACCCGCCGAATCTCAATTTCTCGTTCGAGAGGGAGAATGAGAAAGTTGTTGTGATTGAGTTGGGGAAAACGAGAGGCGACGGTGGCGCGTGAACAAGCTCCTAATCGGAACGCCATCGTTGAAACCGGAACTGCAGTGATGAAATTGGAAATGGGATAAGCTCAATGATTCAATTTCAGGTGATGATTTAATCTTGTGGACGCCATTTTTTTTCTCCAGTGTACACTCCTCGTCCCTCGGGAAATGGAAGAGAGTTTCTTGAATTGGAAGAAAGGATGTGATGCCGTTACCCGTCGGTCACCTTTCTTTCAAATAAATGTTTCTTTAGTGGTCATTTTTTGGACGGTGACACGTTGCGTACTGTCATTCTTGAGGGTTCttcttattttgtgtttttgcctacttatttgagttttattattattcttgtATTAGAAAATACTACTAAGTTATTTTTCGCTTTTTTTGCTCTCTGGATCATTTACGTCAGgttgaataattattttatttttacattttttatcataatttacatttttcttaattataattattaaatttttagtcaaattttaaaaatcaaaacaactttttaaaagctacttttttaattctcaaaatttggcttgattttttaaatcagtggtgaaaagtaaataatacatgaagaaatttaaaggtaggaatagtgtccatagacttaattttcaaaaataaaaataaaaacaaaaaataaaatgattaccaaatgaaaGTTAATGTTTTAAGAGTCGGTATTTTGGTATTGTCTCATGAGCTTACAACCTTTTTCTTAATGAATGAgagaatttttttgtttaatttatgaTAGTATTTATTTTGGTTAGTAGATGTTTTTTTATCTTAGCCATTTTTTATCCTATGTTTGGTTTCTTCATATATTATTTAGATAATCTATAATATCTATAGTCAAAATAAGGAAAGTTGAATTAATATAGGATATGTGTCATCAAATCTTGAAGTTGGTTCGATTTACCTACTCCACATGTTAGGGAAAAAAAGTCTATAATATTTGTGAATTTGTTATCACTAAAAATATGACAATTAAACGTCCTTTCtagtttttacaattaaacTATCGGTaacttcttttaattaaatgcaAATTTGGTGCTTTCATGGTACacttttgttttatattttagtttttaaaaattgtgttcattttcttcttattctttcaCCATGATTTTCGTAATGTTTaactaaatatttcaatttttaatcaaattctaaacctaacattctcattttttaaaatttgaattaactgaaacatatgatatttaacttataaaaataagttttaagaaaataatattttctttaaaaaatcacttttaaacaaataaaaatatagtgtataacaaattaaatatatacatgcaTATTTAGGTTGACCCAATGACAAGTGTATTGAGTTTATTCAATATATCAATCTAAATATGGGTCAAACAAGTCAGACTTATCCTAAAAAAAAGTGATTCATATTCAATCTAACAAATAGATGAGTTGGGTCGTATCGACCCAATCAAGATCAAGTCAAGGTTGGGCATAGGTCCACCTTCaggccataaacttgttgataaaactaaattttgaggTAGTAAAAAGGTGTGGAGATGTTTGGAGCTATATCTAACTATTATTAACGTAATAAGTGAGAATTTCTTTTTGGCTACCAATATAAAGTTagaaaacataattttttaaagataagAATGTACAatagaataattttttattattttttgaattaataataaacatatttagGTTGGGCATAGACGTTTGAATTAAatgtatgatagaataatttgttCTTCCACCTTTGAGTATTAAACCTTCCAAACATATTTTATAGGGACAACAAGAGCTAAATTTGAAGGATGGTTTTGAAAAATAGCTAAATGAATTTTCTTTtgtaaaaaagtttttaaaagatTATCCACtgtttttaaaaggaaaattgttatGGATGGAAAAAACAtaaagaatatttttaaatttaacaatttttttaattgcaaatatagcaacaaattttaatatattataaatattatataaaaataatagatGTCCATTAATGCTTAGTGTCCAATGCCAAGTGTAATGTTCTCATTATCACATGTGTTGGTATATCATTCAACCACCTATGCATAGTGTCCAAGTGTGTCACTTCCTACTTCCAAAATCCCCTATAAATAAGTGGTCATTTGTAGATTTTGTAGAGACATATACATTTGTGAGAATTCCACTTCGATttacatattatccaattttataattttagttattttatgtttttagttattttgtttgtttattattattatataaatatattattatattatattttcttcatatctGTGTTCCCATTGTGCTCCTCCATTTCACAAcatgttatcagcacgagctcctgtCATTTTTCctgctaaaggtaggtcctaaagttATGTCATTCTttccctcttcgttataattaataaatttaatgttattttgaatattcaatatttattaaatttctaacgtaagtacaatattttatgatagtgttgccatgacaaatcgcacaaaattagaatttgtcgcccttgatattaacggcaataattatttatcatggGTACTTGATGTCGAAATCCACCTAGATGCCATGAATCTtggggagactattaaagaatgAAGTAGAACATCCGGTTtggacaaagcaaaaactatgattttcttTTGACATCATAcccacgagggattgaaaattgagtatcttacaataaaaaatcTCCGTATCttatggaaaattttgaaagaaatgtatgatcataaaaaaatagttattctttCTAAAGCTTGTTAttagtggatgcacttgaggctacaagatttcaaatcagtaagtgattacaactctgcattatttaaaatcaattcaaaattgttgttatgcggatagaaaattactgatgtttATATGTTagagaaaatattttctaaatttcatgtctcaaatatgctcctgcagcagcaatatcgagagaagggttttaaacagtattctgaattaatttggtTTCTTCTCGTGGctaaacaaaataacgagttattgatgaaaaatcatgaatctcgaccaaccagAACAACAcaattccctgaagtgaatgctgtgaattttaataatgatCGTGGTTGAGGTCGTGGTCGCAGTCGAGGTCGAGACCGTGgtagagaaataaataattattattttcgtagtggtcattctaatcacttaaatttcaaaagaaccacacaaaatgatgataaaaaaggaaaagttccacgagataaaagttcaaataatgttgaaaataaatgcttccgatgtggAATGATCGGCCATTGATCACGTAcatgtcgtacgtcaaaacacttagttaacttctatcaagcctccctgaaagaaaaagagaaaaacgtggaagcaaattttgtataccaagataatgacatatttgacctatcccatatgacaaatttggatgtgacagacttctttgaatctcctgaagagaagattggcacAGTTTGTGGTACATCAAGTGTTTATTTTGACTTTAAGGGGGCATTTGGAGCGTAGAGTAGATTATTATAGTCTCTGGGTTATAACACTGCTTGTTTTTATAGTCTACGTTTGGGATGCAGACTATTATAGTCTGGTTTATAATAGTCTGTATTTGGGGTGCAGAGTATTATATTTTGTCTTATAAGAATCTATGTTTGGAGtgcaggttattatagtctgAATTATAACAGTCTATAATTTGAATGTAGATTATTTTACACCATGTGTAACTTTTTCTActaccatattttataatactaataattatgcatatgaaatatcatattttgaaaatataattaagaCTATATGTTCCACtaatttatacaaaattaatttgattgtaatttatattaaaagctaACCATGACTTTTTTGTCATTTTGAGAGATGCCTTGGTTAACAtggctaaaaaagaaaaaaatgcattACTTTCGGATGCAATTCAtgtatttcatatataaaacttttttttttaggtacAAGCATCTCTAAGACAAAATAACTAACTCATGATTGCATGGTTAAAATATTACCTTTTTTTTAAGGTACCAAATCTACTACAAACTTAAATGCATAATTGAAACAAACTAATCATTGTTCATTATTGAAAAACAGTCCAAAACACGGGTTGATCAAACATTCTCTTCAAGGAGGAGGTTGCAATGGTCCAACTTCAGGGTTGTGGGAATGGATAAGAAGCTCTCAGTATCTTGCACACTGCGGAATATGATTTGCATAAGTTTCATCCTCTGTCGGTTATGTAATTCGGGAATATCTTGAAGTTGGTTTATGACTTCTGCACGTAGTTTGACTTTAGTTGCACGCTTCTCTTTTGGATATTCTGCAATCGCCTTCAATTGGTCCTTTGCGAACTCCATCACATTCCTAACAATCTTTGCCATTTCATATTGATTCCCACTTCACTTCCTCTTACTTCCTCTCGAAGCATTTCCTCCTTCAGTGCTTCGACCGGTATGTGTTCCATGCATGTCATCCTATGACATGTCCATTCCCTGACTAGACATCGTGGGGATGTTTGGATCCTGTGATTTATGAATAGAAACTTCATCATTCATATGGTTTGGCACGTTAGACCCGACATCCATAAAGGTCTCTGACCGTCCTCCCATAGCCCGATCCTTGCCAAAGATATAGGCCAGATCATCATAGTATGGGAACAACTTGTGTAGAAGCTCCTTTAATGCAGGATGACTCTGCATGAAGGGTGAAGTGGATGTTATGATTTTGTTACCAATATTTgtaaatcaatttagaaaaaaatgtacCTTCACCCATCCATCAAATAACTCGTGCTCTACAGTGATGCATTGGAATTCCTCATTCCGGCCAAATCCACTACAAGCTGGTCCTCTCATTTCTGCGATCGCTTAGTAAGTTTTTTTCCAGGGATTTGACTCGACAATCTATAGTTGGTGATCCTTGGATATTATAGTCGGGCAACTTCTTAGCCATCAAACGTTGTAGTTGTGCCAAGTAGCCAGGTCAAAATGTCCCATTGTCTGATCTCCATCCACTAGATGCGACCAACGCCACCAAGCCCTCAACCAGCTTCGCTTCTTCCTTTTTAGTCCAAATGTGCTTCGGAGCTCTTGAGGAACTTGACATTCTAGTATATACACgtacatattttaatataattaaacaataaatgaCAAGTAGTTGTAGCAAAGCTAATGAGAGAGTTCATGAGTAAAGTTAAGcacaaaatatagtaaacatAATGAGAGAGTTCCAAATAAAATCATTTCAcaacaataaacaaaaagtATAAAGACACTACACGTTACGCAACTCCCATTCAGTAAACATATGTTGCGCCAGTTCATCCCTCTATTGGGTCCATTCATTTAAACTCTCAATATAATTTATCTCATCCCCCTCAGTTGTAGCAAAGCTTGAATCCACCTCATCCAAATCCTCAGTCAGTTCATTATTAGTCATCTCCCTATTGATAAGATTGTGCGGAAGGCAACACGCCATGATGGTTCGACATTGGATTTGCACTGGGTAGTATGATTTTCCTTGCAAGATTGTCCATCTACCCTTCAATAACCCGAACGTTCTTTTGATGACATTCCGTGCATAAGAATGctttatgttaaaaaattctTGTGGAGTTATTGGTGCATTACCTCTTCCACGCCACTCCGAAAGATGATATCTTTCGTCTCTATATGGAGCCAAAAAACCCTCCGCATTTGGGTATATGGCATCACATAGATAATAATACCTTGTTGAACATCCAATCATTTCAATTCTTATATTACAAATACAATGAGTAGGGAGATATGGTATGTGTAGCTAGTTACCCTTTGGAACCTTCAGTCCATTAGGTCGTGATATTGCATCTTTGAGAACTCGAGAATTAGTTGTGGATCCTTCACACCCTAATAAGACGAACATAAAGTCGCAATTTGTATCACACACACCGAGTACATTTGTTGCAATTTCACCATTCCTCGTCCTATACCTTGGGCGATTAGTTGCACTGACATTTACCTTGATGTACGTGTCATTTAATGCACACAGACAATTCTGCATtcgaacaaaataagaaatattcATGCACATACGTTCTCCTAAGAAATAAATCACGTCGAACTAATGTTGGTGTATTTGAACTGTACCTCAAACCATTT
Proteins encoded:
- the LOC120092960 gene encoding uncharacterized protein LOC120092960, producing the protein MAFRLGACSRATVASRFPQLNHNNFLILPLEREIEIRRVRGTRRLRIRVSDGGESYLGMWKNAVERQRKAIEFQKVVENTVGNDDRNGGDRSAGQLEKKSEEFSKILQVPNEERDRIQRMQVIHRAAAAIAAARALVGETGMVAVGDSSSRDSNISPNLNSSNDGGLLDREEELSEFQTENTLLPESETSQTGTPGPDFWSWTPPPDNDGNGNASNELRPIGKSQAYPMLSNFVEEKEPPIGFLSIPFQSEISENVKSLLPPFQSLVGIEKLESSETRTETHSLEEDENVGIEFSVFAAEASQALNSTDKESTKGIDPDGSRWWKETGVERRPDGVICKWTITRGVSADLATEWQNKYWEAADEFGYKELGSEKSGRDAYGNVWREYWRESMRQEQGLVHLEKTADKWGINGSGTEWQEKWWEYYNTSGQAEKNAHKWCKIDPNTYVDPGHAHIWHERWGEKYDGQGGSIKYTDKWAERCEGDGWTKWGDKWDENFDPNGHGVKQGETWWEGKHGERWNRTWGEGHNGSGWVHKYGKSSSGEHWDTHAQQETWYERFPHFGFYHCFNNSVQLREVQPPSETAL